DNA sequence from the Marinilongibacter aquaticus genome:
AAAACAAGATAGCTTCATCCAAGGAGCGAAAAAACGCGATTACGATATTTTGGTTCTCGACGATGTACTGGATTCGCATTTCATCAACACTTTGGAACAAAAGCTGGAAAAGTTGACTTTCAAACGCGTGGATGCCGACGCCTTGGACAAACTGATCGACAAAGGCTTGAACAGCGAATCGGTATTGAGCGACAAAGAGAAAGAAAAAGTCACCGAACTTTTCAAAGAATTGGCCGGAGACAATGTGGTGCAGATAGAAGCCCTATCGGCCGAAGACGCTCCAGTGAGCATTGTTATGCCCGAATTCATGCGTCGTTATATGGACATGAGCAAGCTGCAAGGACAAAACGCCATGTTTGGAGCGATGCCGCAATCTTACAATCTCGTAGTCAACGGAAACAGCCCGGTTGTGGCGAAGATGCTGAGGTTGAAAGGCGACGACAGAAGGAAAAGTTACGCCAAACAATTGCACGATCTAGCCCTGCTTTCGCAAGGCATGTTGTCGGGCAGTAAGCTTACCGCCTTTGTAAACCGTACATTCGAAGAAATGGCGGAGTAAAAAGATAAGTCTATGTTTAACAGGGTGTTCGCAATATGGTGGACATCCTGTTTTTTTATGCTTCGAGTAATTCGACAAACCAAAGCTCTTCAAAGTCTCGAAGCAGCTCTTCAGGCAACACCTGAACTGCAGCAAAGAATTTCCATTTCAACCGGACATTTAGCTTTTTTAAAATCACCGTAATCAAAGGGGCAGCCTGATAAATTTACATTTGTATATCAATGCATTTCTCTCTAACTTAGGCTTACCAAACCGAATTCACATACCGTCGGGAAGCGAATTCAATTAATATTGATTTGGGAATATGTTTAGAAGTTCGAAAGAATCACTTAAAAATAAATTTCTTGAAGAAACTCATTTAACACTTTCAATGATGTACGACAAGAAAGTATTGGATTCGGATTTTGAGATCGCGAAAGTCAACATTCGGGTTCTCAATTCTACTTCTTGGAAAGTACACGTTTGCCTTGATGGCACCGAAATAACAATTGCACCCAAATCGACAGTCACGGTATCTATTCCCAAGCCAAGAAAAATACGGGCAAAACGTACAGGGGTTTTCGACAAGCTCAGCCTCCCCTCTAAAGGCAAAAGCGTTGGAGAGCACACAGTATTTTCCGTTCGATATCCCTCCAAATGGCAAAACTTCACGAGTTTCATTGGTTTGGCAGCGATGTTTTATCTCGTGTTCAATCATTTTACCACGCTCAATCTCATCCTTTTTTTACTCTATTTAGTTTCCATCATTACACATATGGTTTCCGCATTACATATTCAAGCGATTTCGGAGCAAGAGTAGAACAAAAAATGGCTCAAATAAACACTATTCAAACTCCACAAACCAAAGCTCTTCAAAATCTCTGAGCAGCTCTTCACGCAGGGAAAGTCGTACTTCAAAAGTCAGAAAATAACGATCGGTATAATCTTGGGACACGATATTGAGTTCGTGCTTTTTCATCAATCGCATCACCTCATTCATATGGGCCACATCGAAAGCTATCGTCAGGTTTTCGGTAATGATTCTCTCTTCCAGCTTTGTGTGCTCAATGGCCAATTCCGAAGCAGATTTATAGGCATGGATCAATCCCGGCACGCCCAAAAGCGTACCGCCAAAATAACGCACCACTACAATACAGATGTTTCGCAAATTGGCCGAATACAGCACATTGAGGATGGGTTTCCCAGCAGAACCCGACGGTTCTCCATCGTCGAAAGCCCTGAAATTGTTATCATCCAAACCCAAACGATAGGCAAAACAATGGTGACGAGCCTTGGGATGTTCCGTTTTTACTTGATCCAGAAATATCTTGACCTCCTCTTCCGATTCGACAGGACAGGCAAATCCGAAAAATTTACTGCCCTTATCTTTAAATAAGCTCTCAGAAATATCAGTTATGGTAAAATACGTATCGGAAATAGACATTGTTTAAGGAAATCTTAAGTAATTTTGCTTTATGATTTAGTGAAAAACCATTTTGCTATCATCTTCAAAACACAAAAAACCTGTATGTCGGTAAAAGAATCCAAAGAAAAAGAAAAGAGTTTGCAT
Encoded proteins:
- a CDS encoding IMPACT family protein, whose product is MSISDTYFTITDISESLFKDKGSKFFGFACPVESEEEVKIFLDQVKTEHPKARHHCFAYRLGLDDNNFRAFDDGEPSGSAGKPILNVLYSANLRNICIVVVRYFGGTLLGVPGLIHAYKSASELAIEHTKLEERIITENLTIAFDVAHMNEVMRLMKKHELNIVSQDYTDRYFLTFEVRLSLREELLRDFEELWFVEFE